The following proteins are encoded in a genomic region of Streptococcus sp. 29892:
- a CDS encoding LacI family DNA-binding transcriptional regulator — MVAKLTDVAQLAGVSPTTVSRVINKKGYLSEKTVRKVEEAMRELGYKPNNLARSLQGKSAKLVGLIFPNINNIFYAELISHLESQLFNRGYKTIICNSQHESEKEREYLEMLAANQVDGIISGSHNLGIKDYDRVSAPIIAFDRNLSPSIPVVSSDNHAGGVLAAKTLKKAGCQRPIMISGNDDSNSPTGLRQLGFLSILPDAIVYHVSSDFSPVRKEMEIRTIIEKHQPDGIFVSGDATAMLVWNVARSLNLSIPQELKLIGYDGTHFIENYYPQLTTIKQPLEDIAKLMVDLLIEKIEGKELSKHNYILPVSLLAGGSI, encoded by the coding sequence ATGGTCGCAAAACTAACTGATGTCGCACAGTTAGCCGGAGTTAGTCCGACAACGGTTTCTCGTGTCATCAATAAAAAAGGCTATTTATCGGAAAAAACGGTCCGCAAGGTTGAGGAAGCTATGCGAGAATTAGGCTACAAGCCCAATAACTTAGCTCGTAGTTTGCAAGGAAAGTCAGCTAAGTTGGTTGGCTTGATTTTCCCTAATATCAACAACATATTTTATGCCGAGTTAATTAGCCATTTAGAAAGCCAGCTCTTCAATCGGGGCTACAAGACGATTATTTGCAATAGCCAACACGAATCTGAGAAGGAAAGAGAATATCTGGAAATGTTGGCAGCCAACCAGGTAGATGGAATTATCTCTGGTAGTCATAACTTGGGTATCAAGGATTATGATCGAGTGTCTGCTCCCATCATAGCCTTCGACCGCAACCTGTCCCCTTCCATCCCAGTGGTATCTTCTGATAACCATGCTGGCGGTGTACTTGCTGCCAAAACATTGAAAAAGGCTGGGTGCCAGCGACCTATTATGATTTCTGGTAATGACGATTCCAACTCACCAACCGGGCTCCGGCAATTAGGATTTCTCTCCATCCTTCCAGATGCCATAGTCTACCACGTTTCCAGTGATTTCTCCCCCGTTAGAAAAGAAATGGAAATCCGTACGATTATTGAAAAACATCAACCAGATGGTATTTTCGTGTCAGGTGATGCTACTGCTATGCTGGTCTGGAATGTGGCACGTTCACTCAATCTGTCCATTCCACAAGAACTTAAACTGATTGGCTATGATGGAACCCACTTTATTGAAAACTACTATCCTCAACTGACAACGATTAAGCAACCCCTAGAGGATATTGCAAAACTAATGGTTGACTTATTGATTGAGAAAATTGAGGGTAAGGAATTAAGCAAACATAATTATATCTTGCCAGTATCCCTGCTAGCAGGAGGCAGTATATAA